The stretch of DNA cacttcaacaagaacgacTCGTCCACTTGGAAGCACCTCAACTGGGATTTCAAGAACGCCTACCAGGCCGGTCAGATTTCCGGAGAGTGGGGAACTGACTCCGTGACCATTGACAATGCCACTGTCCACGATCTCGTCATGGGTGTCGCCAACACCTCTGCTCTGACTTCCGGAGACAACGTCATGGGTCTGCTTGGTCTGGGTTTCGAGGGTCTTGAGGGTACTCAGCAGACCGATATTGGCCAGTACAAGAACTACCCCCGACGACTGGTCGACTCCGGCCTCACTGACGTCGCTGCCTACTCCGTCTGGCTTAACTCCCGACAGACCGGCCAGGGTAACTTCCTGTTCGGTGGTGTCGACACCGCCAAGTACGAGGGCGAGCTGCAGACCATTGACATGCCCGACGTTGTTGTCGGAAACATGCGAGGTTACCTCACCACCCACATGACCAACATTGCCatcaacaaccccaacgGCTCCGTTTCCAACCTGCCAAAGGACCTGTACGCCATGTTCGACACCGGAGCTCCCTCCACCCTCCTGCCTGACGATGTTGGACTTGCCTTCAAGGACCAGTTCAACCTGTCCTACAACTCTGCCTGGGGTCTGTACTACGGTGACTGCAACCAGGGAGGCACCTTCACCTTCACTCTTGGCGGCAAGGACTTCACCATGGACGTCAAGGACTTTGTTGTTGACTGGGTGTCCGCCACCATCCCCGAGGGTCAGTGCTTCTTCGGTATCGGCCCCACTCGAGGAAAGATGGCCATGTTCGGTGACACTTTCCTGCGATCTTTCTACGCCGTCTTCGATCTTGACAACCGAAAGGCttctctggccaaggccaaaaCCGACATCCAGGAGTCTAACATCATCGCCATCCCCGCCGGTGGTGTTGAGCAGATGAACCTTGGCAAGCGAGACCAGCTTGCTCctgccgaggaggttgagacCGTTTCCATTcctgccgctgctgccacaGCTTCTATTCCTGCCTTTTAAAGCTACACTTGGCCAGGACTTGTATTTATCAAGCTGTAGGTACAGCATTAAGTAATAATATCCCCTTTATTGAATGTTTAATGAATTCAGATGATTTCAACGAGCCTGTAGATGAAGTATCAAACCGAGAGCTCGGCGTTACTACAACTCCGATAACGCCTTAAGCCACAGTCTTATCTCCTTTTTAGACTGGGTGGTCGGCGGTTTGGAatttactgtagttacTAAACGTTTAGCAGTGAAACACGGAGGAAACAGTCCGTAATCAGATAAGACGTTGAGTTTGAATCTAGAACGAACTATAAGCACAAGTATGTTCAAAACTCGGTCATCAAAAACTCCTCACCCATCTCTTTTCATCTCGAGGATTCTGGGCCCTTCCATCACTCGCTTACTAAGTGGAGTCacagctacttgtagtcacACTTGCATCATACATGAAACTTTATTTTAGGACATGGTGATAAATGTAAGCAACGTCTTATCTTGATCTCTTACGAACATACTACACCAGACACTGCCTATCAACGCATAGAAATCATGGCTATCAGTGTATCTGAATCCACATCTTCGGCACAAACGCCCGCTCCCGCGCCGGCACAGACCGCGAGACAAGCTTCTCCcgctcaagcagctggatCAAACTCCTCTGGTTCCTCGCAAACTGCTTCAGCACCTTCTTCGAGATCACGGCAGCGGCGGCGTCGTCCCAATAGAAATGGTGGACAGCAGAACCGGCGCAACCAGAACCATAACAGTCAGAACAACAACCAGGAAACGGGTTCCGAGACGCCCGCGACATCGGACCAGCCTTCGGACCAGACTCAGACGCAGGGACTGAGTCAGGGACAAAACCAGAACCGCTCCCAGAGAGTGACTCAGGCGGACCCCAGTCGTCGAGTTGCTCGGCCCAAACCAAACCAGGAGAACCAGCGCATGAACGAGATCAATCAGGTTAAGAGACGGTGGAAGTCTGTCACGGAACAGGTCCCCGAGGACGCTGCCCGAGATGCCGGGGCTACTACTCTCACATTCGACATGGCTCCCTCAGATCCCGATTTTCCGTTCGAAATTTCGTTTCTCAAGGTCAAGATGGTTGTGCCCAAGAACTATCCCAAGGATGTGCCTTCTATCGAGGTACAGAACAAGGATATCCCCAAGGGCTTTGCCCTGAACGTGGATGCTGGTTTCTACTCGATCGCTAAGGAGAATCTTGGCCGAACTTCCCTCCTGCGAATCATGTACCAGCTGGACAATAGATTGGAGGAGTTCCTCAAGAtggacaaggccaagactATCAAGATTGTCAAGTACGCCCAAAAGAAGCCTAGTCCCGAGCCCGCCGCTCCAAAACTCAAGGCTTTCAACCCATCTGCCAGCGCCTTTGTGCCCGCTGCAaagtctgctgctcctgctgctcctgctgctcagaTCTTTGTGCCTCCCAAGGTGGCTGCCGAGCAAAAGAAACAGGTGGAGCTTTTGCGGGCACGCATCAGGGACCTTCCTCTGCACAAGGAATCTGCCAGTGGCTACTACTACTCTCTGAACCGTCTGGAGATTTACCAGTCTTTCTCTACTCCTGAGATCTTCCAGAACAAGCCTGTTCTTAAGGCCCGGCTTTTTGTTCCCAAACGGTTCCCTGAGAACCGAGACGTTCGAATCGAGCTTCTCGAAGTCCCTCAGAAGATCGGACGTGTGGTGGAACAAAATTTTGCGCGGTTTGCAAAGTACACCACTGAAAAGTGGACTCTCACAGCTCTCGTCAATTATTTTGTGACCAAGTTCACCAAACTTTGCGACGACATCGACGACGTCAAGGAGACCCATGTAGTTAGGGACAAGggaaaggagaaggagttggTTGAGCCAGAGACTGACGGTGCTAGCATGGCTACGGAAGGAGGTGAGGTTTCCGAGGTGACTGAGGGCGTGGAAAAGGTGTCTTTGGACGAGAACAAGgacgagaacaagaagaaggaggaagagaccGATACCGAAGGCGTTGCTGAGGACACTACTGAAGAAGACACAAAGGTAACCTCTTACACGGATGATGTGCCTACTCTGGAGCCTCGAGGAACCGAGATCAAGCTGTCTGGTATCGAGCTGGTCAACATTGGTGTTCTTGAGTGTTCCACTCTCAACCTGACCGTGAATTGCACTCGGTGCAAGACCGCCAATGATATTCAGGGTATTGTTGCTGGTCCCTATGGCCGCGACGGCAAGGCTGTTGGTGTGTCTTGTTCTCAGTGCAACCAGACTTTAGTCGTTGCTTTCCGAAAGAACCTGATCCACAGCTTCAACCACTGTGCCGGCTATCTTGATCTTGAGGGCTGTGTTCCCTTTGACATGATGCCTTCTCTATTTATTCCTACTTGCATGAACTGTTCTGAGTCGTTCCCGCAACCGCTCAAGGGTCTCCAGAGCGGCTTTTCGGCCACTGTCAACTGTCGGGTGTGCCATATTCGCATGACGGTTCGAATCCCCCAGTGCACATTTGAGGTGATTGACGATTATGCAATCCCTGCCGACCGTCTGAAGAAGGTGCATGTTCGCAAGCGTGCCAAGGAGAATCTGGGGATTAAGATTGGCGAGCCTCTTCCTAACGAGGGCACCTGTCGCCACTACAAAAAGTCGCACCGATGGCTCCGGTTTTCGTGCTGTGGCAAGGTATTCCCCTGTGACAAGTGCCACGATGACATAAGCATGCATGTTGCCGAACATGCCAACCGAATGCTTTGTGGAGCCTGCAGTCGAGAGCAGACCATTACCAAGGAGTGTGATTCGTGTGGATACTCCTATGTTCCTCGTCACAGTGCCCATTGGGAAGGTGGTAAGGGCATGCGGGACCAGACCCGAatgtccaagaaggacagTCGAAAGTACAAGCGACTGTAGCGATAGTCATTTGCATTCTACGTACAttagtattgtatgtacattaGTATTTAATTCTCAGACTTAGTAccgctacttgtagctactgcaTTAGTATTTATCATCAACCctgctgtacttgtactctaCCAATATCAATATCGGTTTAGACTGGGCACGTGAGCTTCCTAATGCAACGGTTCCAGATGCGTCGATCCAATTTCGAGGTTGTGAAATCTCCGCAGATCGATTAGGGGGTAGATTGAAGCGACGTATTGCTTTTGGCGAGCATCCGAGGATCAGGCTGAAGCGATTATGTCGATGCTATATATAGACTATTTACCCCTGGCTGGGGGGATTCAAGGACGTTTATACGGAGATGGAAGAACGGCTGGATCCTGTTTCCCCCCAGTGAGACAGCGACGGGGGTTCCATGGGCacttcacgtgaccatggCAGTCCTATGGCCCTATCTCTGGCGCCCCCCTGGCGTAGTAGTGCATATAATACTGGGTCTCCCTTCTCTACCTGACCCGATCTTATGCACCCCTATGTACTGTGCCGGAGTTAATGGTGGGATGCGGTGAGGTACAGGCGAGATCCTCCAGGGTACCCTGGTATCCTATGTAGTGTATGGCATGTTGTATGTGGTCTAGGTGTGCAATATTGCTAGTTTCGAGCGGTGCTATCTTCCTACCACCCCATTTATCCTACTATTGCTGTCGTCAAAGGGGTCTATAACTACTTTGTCGGCACAATACCAAGCTTAGTGGGCTAGTGGGTTGGTGGGTCAGAGGGTGAACTCTATGGTGGACAGTTGGGCGTGTGAATTGGAGGTGAGGcgcgaaaaaaaaacggtTGCAGAGTGGGGAGCAACACGGTCAGCTTAGGCCCAGTTAACACGTGGTCTTGTGTACTGCGGGGAGGGTATCAGGGGCCGGTCAAGTTTGCTCCTTCCTAAAGGGAGTATGATTCTGAGACGTCaagctctctctctctctctctctccctctctctctctactTGCACTTTGTCCGTATATCTCCCAACTCCGTTCTTCGCTACTCGCAGTGCGACTCTGTTGCGCCATTTCGTATCCCTTCTAATAGTTTAACTCTAGCAGCCATCACTCGTGTCTGCAAGACAACCCAAATCCACAGGCACCCAATTCAGAACGTGTGGATCACCGTCTTGCTAACGGATACACAGACCAGCACTATTACGAGACTTAGAGCTGCGACACGAGCGAGGGAGAGAAAGCGATACTGCGACACACACCAgtgacacacacacacacagtgACATTCGGTATTTAGTGGAGGGTGAGTGAACAATGGAGGTGGCGAGCGGGGGAGGGGGACGAGGGACCAGTGGAGCAAGACCACCGCGGACAGCAGCTGAAGATACACAAAAGAGTGCAATTCCAAGAATCATATGTCCACGGTGGTCGCAAAGGATCCACACAGCCACCCGGGACGTGTACCATATGGCGCTCACTCCTGATGCTAACACAGATATGAAACGAAACGAGGCAAAGAAACACGACATTTCTGGCCCTCTGCCAGACTCGGCGTCCATCCGAAGCAGTACAGCGGGAAAGCTCCAGTCGGTAACTCAGGGCCTGGGCCTGCGAAAGCTGTCCAAACAGAACTCGGTGCGGTCCCTGGGATCAGACACGTCATCCATCTACTCCCACAACGATCCCGACGGCGGAAACTTGCATACCATACCGACCAACTCGTCGGCGTTCTCGTCGTTGGCCTACGACAGCATCTCGCAAAAGTCCAACAAGCCCATCCACGTGCCGTATCTGCCCGCAGCAGGTGATAATGCGTCTGGATCGGGGTTTGTACCCCAGAACATCTCGGCGCCCATTCCACCGCtgccacagcaacagcaccaTGGCTCGCTACACAGTCTGCCCAACATGTTGAAGACGGGCCACAGACGAAAGTCGTCCATGTCCTCACACGACACCTCTTCGACCGAGGCAGAATCGACACTCAGCGGAGGATCACGGCCGCCCAGCATCAATAGCGCAAGAGAGTCAAGCATCTCGTTGGCCCGAATGGACCTGGAACACCCTCCGGACGAGGCAACCATCCACCAGCTGTATATGCAGCTCATGAACAAGCGAGACTTCAAGAACCTGCCAGAGGAAGCACGACGACAGATGATCAGCTATCCCACCGACAAAAAGTGGACGCTCATTGTCCAGGACCATCTGGCCGACCATCAAAAAGGACGACTGCGACAGAGTCACCATACACCCCATCTTCCCACACCATCACAGTCCAACAACTCACATTCACCTGAGTTCTACGTGCGCAAGATTCTTGACAATACCATCACATCCAAGCAGCTGGGCAACCTTTGGGTTTCACTGCGAACTGAGCCTGTTGACTGGGTCAGAGATTTTATTGATGCCCAGGGGCAGGTCGCTCTGGCTGCATggctccagcagatcaaCTCGCGAACCAATAACAGCGAGGGCTTCCTGGACAGAGAGTACGACATTGTGCGATGTCTTAAGGCGTTGCTCAACCTGCGAGATGGTGCCGACCACGCTGTTCGAACTTCCAAGTGCGTGGCACCCATTGTCAGATCTTTGGTGTCCCCACGACTGAGTACACGGAAGTTGGTGACAGACGTTCTGACGTTCCTGGCACATTGGGACGCACCTAAAGGCCATGACCAGGTTCTGGCGGGTCTTTCACagctcaaacagcaccTCAATGAGGTGTCCCGATTCGACGCATGGTTCAGCGTGGTGGAACAGACATTAGCTGGCCGAGGGAAGTTTGGCTCTCTTGTTGGGGCATCGGACGATCTTCGGTCCGGAGGAGTTTCTATTGAGTCCCTACTTATGGAATACTCCCTAGCCACCATGTTCCTGATCAACATTCTCATTCAGGGCGTAGAGGACATTCGGGTGCGAGTCCACCTGCGATCCCAGATGAAGGCCTGCGGCTTGCCTCGTATTGCAGCTCGGATGCAGGCACTCAACTATGATCTGCTTACcgagcagctgcagaagtACGACGAGCAGGCTGCACTGGACTTTGAGGATTTGGTTGCTCTTGATCGCCAAGCCAATGTGGGCGACATGACTGACCCTGTGGCGATAGCCGAGGAGATTTGGAGCCGTGTGGAGCACACGCAGGGCGAGGGCCACTTTGTGTCGATCATGCAACACCTGCTGCTGATTCGAGAAGACCCTCGAGAGGACGGAGCTCGTATGCTGCAGCTGGTGGATGCTGTGGTGACCCATCTGGTGATGGATAGAATCATGCCAGACGTTGATTTCCGCTCGGTGGTCAACTTCTCGGTGCAGTCACTTTTGGGTAAGCTACACACTGACGACCAAGCACGGAGGGCGATACTCGAAGCAAAGGAGGCTCTACGGGATGTGGAGATAgccgaggctgagaagaTGCGCATGGAGGAACAACTGCAACAGGGCTCGGATGGAGTCATCAGCAAGCTGCACCAgacgctggaggagatggagcacAATGCGCGAATCTCTCGGCGCCAGAACGATGCTCTGCGATCCGAGCTTGAGGACGCACGTGAACAGTCGCTAGtcaagctgcaggagcaggagctggagattcGAGAGCTTTATATGatgctcaaggagcgagAGGTTGCGGCGGCCGACACGTCCATGGTCAGCACCGAGGGCGGAAAGTCGCAAGGCATCATTGATCGACAGCGAATGCTGCAACgtctggagcagcaggtgCATCAGAAGACT from Yarrowia lipolytica chromosome 1D, complete sequence encodes:
- a CDS encoding uncharacterized protein (Compare to YALI0D10857g, some similarities with uniprot|O60140 Schizosaccharomyces pombe Hypothetical 49.1 kDa protein); this translates as MAISVSESTSSAQTPAPAPAQTARQASPAQAAGSNSSGSSQTASAPSSRSRQRRRRPNRNGGQQNRRNQNHNSQNNNQETGSETPATSDQPSDQTQTQGLSQGQNQNRSQRVTQADPSRRVARPKPNQENQRMNEINQVKRRWKSVTEQVPEDAARDAGATTLTFDMAPSDPDFPFEISFLKVKMVVPKNYPKDVPSIEVQNKDIPKGFALNVDAGFYSIAKENLGRTSLLRIMYQLDNRLEEFLKMDKAKTIKIVKYAQKKPSPEPAAPKLKAFNPSASAFVPAAKSAAPAAPAAQIFVPPKVAAEQKKQVELLRARIRDLPLHKESASGYYYSLNRLEIYQSFSTPEIFQNKPVLKARLFVPKRFPENRDVRIELLEVPQKIGRVVEQNFARFAKYTTEKWTLTALVNYFVTKFTKLCDDIDDVKETHVVRDKGKEKELVEPETDGASMATEGGEVSEVTEGVEKVSLDENKDENKKKEEETDTEGVAEDTTEEDTKVTSYTDDVPTLEPRGTEIKLSGIELVNIGVLECSTLNLTVNCTRCKTANDIQGIVAGPYGRDGKAVGVSCSQCNQTLVVAFRKNLIHSFNHCAGYLDLEGCVPFDMMPSLFIPTCMNCSESFPQPLKGLQSGFSATVNCRVCHIRMTVRIPQCTFEVIDDYAIPADRLKKVHVRKRAKENLGIKIGEPLPNEGTCRHYKKSHRWLRFSCCGKVFPCDKCHDDISMHVAEHANRMLCGACSREQTITKECDSCGYSYVPRHSAHWEGGKGMRDQTRMSKKDSRKYKRL